A single genomic interval of Chryseobacterium paludis harbors:
- a CDS encoding MauE/DoxX family redox-associated membrane protein, whose protein sequence is MKAIKFIICLLFGLMFLNAGLDKFLHYMPMPKLTEVQIKLYTAFGEIGWLFPLVGTVEIVGGLLFIFPKTRALGAIVILPVMVGIVLHNAYRDPSTTGIAISLVLFLINIWIIADNSKKYKALVS, encoded by the coding sequence ATGAAAGCAATAAAATTTATCATTTGTTTACTCTTTGGACTTATGTTTCTTAATGCAGGATTAGATAAGTTCTTACATTACATGCCCATGCCAAAACTTACTGAAGTACAGATAAAATTATACACCGCTTTTGGTGAAATTGGCTGGCTGTTTCCTTTAGTAGGTACTGTGGAAATTGTTGGCGGATTATTATTTATTTTCCCTAAAACACGAGCTCTTGGAGCCATTGTTATCTTACCGGTAATGGTAGGAATTGTCCTGCACAATGCATACAGAGACCCTTCCACAACAGGAATTGCCATCTCACTTGTTCTATTTCTAATTAATATCTGGATCATTGCGGATAATAGTAAAAAATACAAAGCTTTAGTAAGCTAA
- a CDS encoding AI-2E family transporter, with amino-acid sequence MNFFKLPFLLKLTLVIMSIIGLGYLLEVGQSILAPFFLAFLMAMLFLPFSNFLEKKLRFPRSVSTMISVTAMLVILAGLIFFFGSQLSSFSKDIPHLRMQFDTVFNGLQNWVSHTFHVKIHEQLDYIDQALNKLLSSSGVILGFTFGIFSTGLGFLLFFILFFIFILNYRRILNNFIVNVFSEKHKASVQEVVSEVRLMTKKYIIGLCIQVIIVSSLTSIVLTILGVKYAILLGVLTGLLNVIPYLGICISLLISCFIAFATATPSTCIYVIIGYIAVHVVDGNIILPFVVGSKVKINALFSFIGIIVGEHLWGISGMFLCIPAIAIIKIIFERVDGLKPWGKLLGEEDRPHKKKKSYKISKNITLKEMD; translated from the coding sequence ATGAATTTTTTTAAGCTTCCTTTTCTTTTAAAACTTACCCTTGTTATCATGTCTATCATAGGCCTCGGGTATCTATTAGAGGTAGGACAAAGTATTTTAGCTCCCTTTTTTCTGGCTTTTTTAATGGCCATGTTATTTTTACCTTTTTCTAACTTTTTAGAAAAAAAATTAAGATTTCCACGTTCAGTTTCTACGATGATATCTGTAACGGCGATGTTGGTTATATTAGCTGGACTAATATTTTTCTTTGGATCTCAATTATCAAGCTTCAGCAAAGATATTCCTCATTTGAGGATGCAGTTCGACACTGTTTTCAATGGTCTCCAAAACTGGGTATCCCATACATTTCATGTTAAAATACATGAGCAATTGGATTATATTGATCAGGCTTTAAATAAACTCCTTTCATCTTCTGGTGTTATATTAGGATTTACATTTGGAATATTTTCCACAGGGTTAGGCTTTTTGTTATTCTTTATTCTGTTTTTCATTTTTATTTTAAACTACAGAAGAATTTTAAACAATTTTATTGTAAATGTTTTTAGTGAAAAACATAAAGCCAGTGTGCAGGAGGTGGTATCCGAAGTTCGTCTTATGACAAAAAAATATATCATCGGCCTTTGCATTCAGGTGATTATTGTTTCCAGCCTTACCTCAATCGTTCTCACTATCTTAGGCGTAAAATATGCTATCCTTTTAGGTGTTTTAACAGGCTTACTGAATGTTATTCCATATTTAGGAATATGTATCTCTCTTTTGATCTCATGCTTTATTGCCTTTGCAACCGCCACTCCTTCCACATGTATTTACGTAATTATCGGTTATATAGCTGTACATGTAGTAGATGGAAATATAATACTTCCTTTTGTGGTGGGTTCAAAAGTTAAAATCAATGCATTATTTTCCTTTATAGGAATTATTGTTGGAGAACATCTTTGGGGAATTTCAGGAATGTTCCTTTGTATTCCCGCTATAGCAATTATTAAGATAATTTTTGAAAGAGTAGATGGACTGAAACCTTGGGGCAAACTACTAGGCGAAGAAGACCGACCCCACAAAAAGAAAAAGAGCTATAAGATTTCTAAGAATATAACTTTAAAGGAAATGGATTAA
- a CDS encoding acyl-CoA dehydrogenase family protein, with protein MSNTFSKIRNAIELFRSIDFDQLSAISQKVDLPKLMQNFSKLDDKQMGGLMKMLDPNKKKKELPPIDGDFYDIYHTLTPEQREIQLKVRAFMEKEVKPLVNHYWLRDEFPFELIPKFQKLGICGVTYEGYGCPGMPFLMEGVIAMEMARIDASIATFFGVQSGLAMGSIYICGSEEQKQKWLPQMQKFEKIGAFGLTEPEVGSGAAGGLTATCKKTPEGWILNGEKKWIGNATFADLVIIWARDVDSGEVKGFIVEKDNPGFSVEKIKGKMALRIVQNGLITLKDCLITEENRLQNANSFKDTGKVLRMTRAGVAWMATGCARGAYESALDYTRKREQFGKPIAAFQMIQGHLVEMLSNLTAMQTLVFRLSEMQDEGILKDEHASLAKVFCTMRTRDVVSRAREVMGGNGILLEYDVARFVADAEAIYSYEGTKEINSLIVGRSITGFSAFV; from the coding sequence ATGTCTAATACTTTTTCTAAAATCAGAAACGCGATAGAATTATTCAGATCAATAGACTTTGATCAATTAAGTGCAATATCTCAAAAGGTAGATCTTCCAAAGTTGATGCAGAATTTTTCAAAACTGGATGATAAACAAATGGGAGGGTTAATGAAAATGCTTGATCCAAATAAAAAGAAAAAAGAACTGCCGCCTATAGATGGAGACTTTTATGATATCTATCATACATTGACACCTGAACAGAGAGAAATTCAGCTGAAGGTAAGAGCTTTTATGGAAAAAGAAGTGAAACCTCTGGTAAATCATTATTGGCTAAGAGATGAATTTCCATTTGAATTAATCCCGAAGTTTCAAAAACTGGGTATTTGTGGAGTAACTTATGAAGGGTACGGATGTCCTGGAATGCCATTTTTAATGGAAGGCGTTATTGCAATGGAAATGGCAAGGATAGATGCTTCTATTGCTACATTTTTTGGGGTACAATCAGGACTGGCAATGGGCTCTATTTATATTTGCGGTTCCGAGGAGCAAAAGCAGAAATGGCTTCCACAAATGCAGAAATTTGAAAAAATTGGAGCATTCGGATTAACGGAACCTGAAGTTGGTTCAGGAGCGGCTGGCGGATTAACAGCCACTTGCAAAAAGACTCCCGAAGGCTGGATATTAAATGGTGAAAAAAAATGGATCGGAAATGCTACGTTCGCAGATCTTGTTATTATCTGGGCACGGGATGTAGATAGCGGTGAAGTAAAAGGATTCATTGTGGAAAAAGATAACCCCGGATTTTCAGTAGAGAAGATAAAAGGGAAAATGGCTTTAAGGATTGTACAGAATGGGTTGATAACTTTAAAAGACTGTTTAATAACAGAAGAGAATAGATTACAAAATGCCAATTCATTCAAAGATACCGGTAAAGTTTTAAGAATGACAAGAGCTGGTGTGGCTTGGATGGCAACAGGTTGTGCCAGAGGAGCTTATGAAAGTGCTTTAGATTACACGAGAAAAAGAGAACAGTTTGGAAAGCCTATAGCAGCATTTCAAATGATTCAGGGGCATTTGGTAGAAATGTTATCCAATCTTACCGCAATGCAGACATTGGTTTTTAGATTGTCTGAAATGCAGGATGAAGGAATTTTAAAAGATGAACATGCATCTTTGGCAAAAGTATTCTGTACAATGCGAACAAGAGATGTCGTATCCAGAGCACGAGAGGTTATGGGTGGGAACGGGATTTTACTTGAATATGATGTGGCGAGATTTGTAGCGGATGCTGAAGCGATCTACTCTTATGAAGGAACCAAGGAAATTAACTCGTTGATTGTCGGAAGGTCTATTACCGGCTTTAGTGCATTTGTATAA
- the lon gene encoding endopeptidase La, with product MTEFEDISLEEMISDGFDIVAEEINLSDFSETDKNSEQKIFPILPVRNMVMFPNVVIPITAGRKASIQLLEEAQKNGDFIGIVSQKNSELEQPTEKDLYHTGTLAKIIKVIKLPEGNITAITKGFHRFKVKKFIETQPYFKAEINKLKDTKAKKQDEYDALLDNIKDLALKIIELDPNIPNAANFAIKNINNNDDLLNFICTNANFPSVEKQKLLEEKSLMERANSCYEKMHEDYRKLELRNQIHQKTSKDLDKQQREYFLNQQIRTIQEELGGGSESDVEDLINKAKAKKWSDEVEEHFLKEINRLQRQNPNSPDYNVQRNYLDFFTDLPWETFTKDIFDIAKAEKVLDKAHFGLEDIKKRILEHMAVLKLKNNMKSPILLLVGPPGVGKTSLGKSVADALGRKYVRLSLGGLHDESEIRGHRKTYIGAMAGRILQSIKKSGTSNPVIVLDEIDKVGQGIHGDPSSALLEVLDPEQNKAFYDNFLEMGYDLSKVMFIATANSLSTIQTPLLDRMEIIQIAGYTMEEKTEIAKRHLIKKQQEENGLNSKSFKLGNAELKHIIEAHTSESGVRTLEKRIASIARWVALQTALLKEYDSKISLEKVDEILGVPRPKSLSEITGVPGVVTGLAWTSVGGDILFIESILSNGKGTLTMTGNLGTVMKESATIALEYIKARHKELGIDQEDIEKKNIHVHVPEGATPKDGPSAGIAMLTSMVSSFKNKKVKPHLAMTGEITLRGKVLPVGGIKEKLLAATRAGIKDVILCEANRKDVEEIKKDYLKDLNVHYVNRMEDVVEIAIEK from the coding sequence ATGACAGAATTTGAAGATATTAGTTTGGAGGAAATGATTAGCGATGGATTTGATATTGTTGCAGAAGAGATTAATCTTTCCGACTTTTCGGAAACTGATAAAAATTCCGAACAAAAGATATTTCCTATTCTTCCTGTAAGAAACATGGTTATGTTTCCCAACGTTGTAATTCCTATTACGGCTGGAAGAAAGGCATCTATACAACTTCTCGAAGAAGCTCAGAAAAACGGAGATTTTATCGGAATTGTAAGCCAGAAAAATTCAGAACTAGAGCAGCCCACTGAAAAAGATTTATATCACACAGGAACTTTAGCAAAGATTATCAAGGTCATAAAACTTCCTGAAGGAAATATTACGGCTATTACTAAAGGTTTCCACAGATTTAAAGTTAAAAAATTTATTGAAACGCAACCTTACTTTAAGGCTGAAATCAATAAATTAAAGGATACGAAAGCAAAGAAGCAAGACGAATATGATGCTTTATTAGATAACATTAAAGATTTAGCTTTAAAGATCATTGAACTAGATCCAAATATTCCTAATGCTGCTAATTTTGCAATAAAAAACATCAACAATAATGATGATTTATTAAATTTTATCTGCACCAATGCTAATTTTCCTTCAGTAGAAAAGCAAAAGCTGCTTGAGGAAAAGAGCCTTATGGAAAGAGCCAACAGCTGCTATGAAAAGATGCACGAGGATTATAGAAAGCTGGAACTGAGAAATCAGATCCATCAGAAAACCTCAAAAGATCTTGACAAGCAGCAAAGGGAATACTTTCTAAATCAACAGATCAGAACTATTCAGGAAGAGTTGGGTGGCGGATCTGAAAGTGATGTTGAAGATTTGATCAATAAAGCGAAAGCAAAAAAATGGAGCGATGAAGTTGAAGAACATTTCCTAAAAGAAATCAACAGACTACAAAGACAAAACCCGAACTCACCAGATTATAACGTTCAGAGAAATTATCTTGATTTCTTCACAGATTTACCTTGGGAGACCTTTACAAAAGACATTTTTGATATTGCAAAGGCAGAAAAAGTTTTAGATAAAGCTCATTTTGGTTTAGAAGATATCAAGAAAAGAATTTTGGAACACATGGCTGTTTTGAAATTGAAAAATAATATGAAATCTCCAATTTTATTATTGGTAGGTCCTCCGGGAGTTGGTAAAACTTCTTTAGGAAAATCTGTTGCTGATGCTTTAGGAAGAAAATATGTAAGATTATCATTAGGAGGTCTTCATGATGAAAGTGAGATCCGTGGTCACAGAAAAACGTATATCGGAGCTATGGCCGGAAGAATCCTTCAATCTATCAAAAAATCCGGAACATCGAATCCAGTTATCGTACTTGATGAGATTGATAAGGTGGGACAAGGCATTCATGGTGATCCAAGTTCCGCACTATTAGAAGTCCTGGACCCTGAACAGAATAAAGCATTCTATGACAATTTCTTGGAAATGGGCTATGACTTGTCTAAAGTAATGTTTATTGCCACAGCGAATTCACTTTCAACTATACAGACTCCCCTTCTTGACAGAATGGAGATCATCCAGATCGCTGGTTATACGATGGAAGAAAAAACTGAGATCGCTAAAAGACACCTCATCAAAAAACAGCAGGAAGAAAATGGATTGAATTCCAAATCTTTCAAACTTGGGAATGCAGAGCTTAAACATATTATTGAAGCTCATACTTCAGAAAGTGGAGTTAGAACATTAGAAAAAAGAATTGCATCTATTGCAAGATGGGTGGCATTGCAAACAGCCTTACTTAAGGAATACGACTCTAAAATATCTCTTGAAAAGGTAGATGAAATACTTGGAGTTCCAAGACCTAAAAGTCTATCTGAAATAACAGGAGTTCCGGGAGTAGTAACAGGTTTGGCGTGGACAAGCGTAGGAGGAGATATTTTATTTATAGAAAGCATTCTAAGTAATGGAAAAGGCACTCTTACGATGACTGGTAACTTGGGAACCGTAATGAAAGAGTCTGCAACAATTGCTTTAGAATATATCAAAGCCAGACATAAAGAGCTGGGAATTGATCAGGAAGATATCGAAAAGAAAAACATTCACGTTCACGTTCCGGAAGGTGCTACACCCAAGGATGGACCGTCTGCAGGTATTGCTATGCTGACATCTATGGTTTCTTCATTTAAAAATAAGAAAGTAAAACCTCATTTAGCCATGACAGGCGAAATTACCCTAAGAGGAAAGGTACTTCCTGTTGGCGGAATTAAAGAAAAACTTCTTGCTGCAACAAGAGCCGGAATTAAAGATGTTATTCTTTGTGAGGCCAACAGAAAAGATGTAGAAGAAATCAAGAAAGATTATCTAAAAGATCTGAATGTCCACTATGTTAACAGAATGGAAGACGTTGTTGAGATCGCTATTGAAAAGTAA